The proteins below come from a single Prolixibacter sp. NT017 genomic window:
- a CDS encoding SusE domain-containing protein: protein MKYILNSILFLFVLGIVSSCTQKDLTIYNPDNATGPTLTMPSSVTMSMDNKADSVEFSWTPSDYNLQVAVTYSLQMDTVGDNFANAYTLYSGADDHFSITVGDLNSALMGQLELPAEQSASVEFRVVSNISDNVADLNSASQSIDLTPYKTVFPPIYMIGAATGGWDTSLAVEMPSTEPNVYSTIAKFTQDQAFRFFAQPDWGPTSYNYPYFESGTISSLLENAQDGDSNFQFLGATGYYRITVNLKTLTVDMTSVPEPVMYMTGAAIGGWDQPGTGASVKMTFVKENVWKGTADFISGEAFRFFAQADWGPTSYNYPYFADGTVDPMLEDAQDGDNNFKFTGTSGTYEITLNLNDLTVTMTAQ from the coding sequence ATGAAGTATATCTTAAATTCAATATTGTTCTTGTTTGTCCTGGGGATTGTAAGTTCATGTACCCAAAAGGATTTAACAATATATAATCCGGACAATGCCACCGGACCAACATTGACCATGCCGTCTTCTGTTACTATGTCGATGGACAATAAGGCGGATTCGGTAGAATTTAGCTGGACGCCCTCAGACTACAACCTTCAAGTAGCGGTAACCTATTCGTTGCAAATGGATACTGTCGGTGATAATTTTGCAAATGCGTACACTCTTTACAGTGGAGCAGATGATCATTTTTCCATTACGGTTGGAGACTTAAACTCAGCTTTGATGGGGCAGCTGGAACTACCTGCAGAGCAAAGTGCTTCCGTAGAGTTTCGCGTTGTTTCCAATATTAGTGATAATGTAGCTGATCTGAACAGCGCTTCACAGTCTATCGATTTGACTCCTTACAAAACTGTTTTCCCGCCCATTTACATGATTGGAGCGGCTACGGGCGGATGGGATACTTCTCTGGCTGTGGAAATGCCAAGCACTGAGCCAAACGTTTATTCAACCATTGCTAAATTTACGCAGGATCAGGCGTTCCGTTTCTTCGCTCAACCCGACTGGGGGCCGACAAGCTACAATTATCCTTATTTCGAATCAGGAACCATTAGCAGTTTGCTGGAGAATGCACAGGACGGCGATAGTAACTTCCAATTCTTGGGAGCAACTGGATACTACCGCATTACTGTTAACCTGAAAACGCTGACTGTGGATATGACTTCTGTACCGGAGCCGGTTATGTACATGACGGGAGCCGCCATTGGAGGTTGGGATCAACCAGGAACAGGTGCCAGTGTGAAAATGACATTCGTGAAAGAAAACGTTTGGAAAGGAACGGCTGACTTTATCAGCGGTGAGGCGTTCCGCTTCTTCGCACAAGCTGATTGGGGCCCTACAAGTTACAACTATCCATATTTTGCTGATGGTACCGTGGATCCGATGTTGGAAGATGCACAGGATGGCGACAATAACTTCAAATTTACCGGAACTAGCGGTACATATGAGATAACCTTGAATCTTAATGATTTGACGGTTACTATGACTGCTCAGTAA
- a CDS encoding LacI family DNA-binding transcriptional regulator: MKGSQVTIKDIAKELGISASTVSRALKDHPDISVETKRMVNDLAKKLRYKPNAVALSLKSSRTNTIGVIIPEIVHYFFSSVISGVEDVAYEAGYNVMIFQSNEKYEREVTNAQALLSNRTEGVMVSVSKETHNFEHLHMLEDSGIPLVFFDRIATGFTSDKVIIDDHKAAYTATQHLVKTGCKRIAHLAAPQNLAIGEKRLEGYKDALRDGGLPYKEEYVYPADSVELAENAIEYLMHLPEPPDGIFANNDLTAIGAMKALQRREYRVPEDVSIMGFSAGRFSDFTTPKLSSVDQHGYEMGAEATRILLKRIANPNYSYGDTKVVDTNLVIRESTRSI; encoded by the coding sequence ATGAAGGGTAGTCAGGTAACCATTAAAGACATAGCAAAAGAATTAGGTATTTCTGCATCGACAGTTTCCAGGGCACTGAAGGACCATCCCGATATCAGTGTGGAAACCAAGCGTATGGTAAACGATCTGGCTAAAAAGCTAAGGTACAAGCCGAACGCTGTTGCCCTGTCGTTGAAGAGTAGCCGCACCAACACCATTGGTGTTATCATTCCCGAAATCGTCCATTATTTCTTCTCTTCGGTCATTAGCGGGGTCGAAGATGTAGCCTACGAAGCCGGCTATAACGTAATGATATTCCAGTCGAACGAAAAGTACGAGCGGGAAGTAACCAATGCGCAGGCACTCCTGTCCAACCGCACTGAGGGCGTTATGGTTTCCGTATCGAAAGAGACCCACAATTTCGAACATCTTCACATGCTGGAAGACAGTGGCATACCACTGGTTTTTTTCGATCGGATAGCAACCGGTTTTACTTCCGATAAGGTTATTATTGATGATCACAAAGCCGCTTACACTGCAACACAACATCTGGTTAAAACAGGCTGCAAACGGATTGCTCACCTGGCAGCTCCGCAAAATCTGGCTATCGGTGAAAAACGCTTGGAAGGATACAAGGATGCATTGCGGGATGGAGGCCTTCCTTATAAAGAGGAGTATGTTTACCCTGCCGATTCGGTCGAACTGGCCGAAAATGCCATCGAGTACCTGATGCATTTACCGGAGCCACCTGACGGAATATTCGCGAACAACGATTTAACGGCCATTGGAGCCATGAAGGCTCTCCAGCGCCGGGAATACCGGGTTCCGGAAGATGTAAGTATCATGGGATTTTCCGCAGGGCGGTTCTCGGATTTTACAACACCCAAATTAAGCTCGGTAGACCAGCATGGCTATGAGATGGGTGCCGAAGCCACTCGTATTTTATTGAAACGCATTGCTAATCCGAATTATAGCTACGGCGATACTAAAGTAGTCGATACCAACCTTGTGATTCGGGAGTCGACCCGCAGTATATAA
- a CDS encoding RagB/SusD family nutrient uptake outer membrane protein, translating to MKYFNKILFPTLVILLSLMTSCVNDLDVVPLDKTLITSANVYDSPEAYKEGLAKLYASFAVSGQRGPSGLPDISGIDEGFSNYLRQYWNVQELPTDEAVMAWNDATIKDFHWMTWTPNDVFIGAMYSRIFYTVAISNEYIRATAGSQDPDIQRYNAEARFIRALAYYHALDLFGNVTFVTEKDLPGAFFPQQISRADLFKYIETELLDIQDKLGAPGFEYGRADQGADWTLLATLYLNAGVYTGQDRYADCITYCNKVISSGAYSLAPKYANNFVADNNKSPEMIFSIGSDGDHTRSYGGMTYLIHAAIGGSMPSADFGVGGGWGGIRTTKALVNKFSDPSGSTDQRAMFWTDGQSLEINDIATFTDGYGITKFKNVNADGSPAVHPHPDFVCTDFPVFRLADVYLMYAESFLRGGGGDAATALGYVNALRERAYGDASGDINQSQLTLDFILNERARELYWEGHRRTDLIRFGEFTSDAYLWPWKGKVKDGKAVESYRTLYPIPAAELGANPNLKQNPGY from the coding sequence ATGAAATATTTCAATAAAATATTATTTCCAACACTGGTCATCCTGCTTTCTTTGATGACTTCGTGTGTGAACGATTTGGATGTCGTTCCGTTGGATAAAACGCTAATCACTTCTGCAAACGTTTATGATAGTCCGGAAGCATATAAAGAAGGACTTGCCAAACTGTACGCTTCTTTTGCTGTAAGTGGACAGAGAGGGCCTTCAGGCTTGCCCGATATTTCCGGAATTGATGAAGGGTTTAGTAACTACCTACGGCAGTACTGGAATGTTCAGGAATTGCCCACTGATGAAGCCGTAATGGCATGGAATGATGCTACAATTAAGGATTTTCACTGGATGACCTGGACACCCAACGACGTTTTCATTGGTGCTATGTATTCACGAATTTTTTACACCGTGGCGATTAGCAATGAGTACATCCGTGCGACGGCAGGTAGTCAGGACCCCGATATTCAACGATATAATGCAGAAGCTCGTTTCATTAGGGCATTGGCTTATTATCACGCTCTTGACCTGTTTGGAAATGTAACGTTTGTGACTGAGAAAGATCTTCCGGGAGCTTTCTTCCCGCAGCAGATTTCCAGGGCAGACTTGTTTAAATATATCGAAACTGAACTTTTGGATATCCAGGATAAGCTTGGAGCTCCCGGTTTCGAATATGGTCGTGCAGACCAGGGGGCCGATTGGACACTGCTGGCAACTCTTTATCTGAATGCCGGTGTTTATACCGGACAGGATCGTTACGCCGACTGTATTACTTACTGTAATAAGGTCATCAGTTCAGGAGCTTACTCGCTGGCACCGAAGTATGCCAATAACTTCGTTGCTGACAACAACAAAAGCCCAGAAATGATTTTCTCAATCGGAAGTGATGGTGATCATACTCGTTCGTACGGTGGTATGACTTACCTGATTCACGCGGCTATTGGTGGTTCCATGCCATCCGCTGACTTTGGTGTCGGCGGTGGTTGGGGGGGTATCCGCACGACCAAAGCATTGGTTAATAAGTTCAGCGATCCGAGTGGTTCAACCGACCAGCGCGCTATGTTCTGGACAGACGGACAGTCTTTGGAAATCAATGATATCGCTACATTCACCGATGGTTATGGCATTACCAAATTCAAAAACGTGAATGCCGACGGTAGTCCGGCTGTTCACCCGCATCCTGATTTTGTATGTACCGACTTCCCTGTGTTCCGTCTGGCTGATGTTTACCTGATGTATGCAGAGTCTTTTTTACGTGGCGGAGGCGGTGATGCTGCAACTGCTCTGGGATATGTAAATGCTTTGAGAGAACGTGCCTACGGTGATGCTTCTGGTGATATCAACCAAAGTCAGTTAACGCTTGACTTTATTTTGAATGAACGTGCGCGCGAACTGTATTGGGAAGGTCATAGAAGAACTGACCTGATCCGTTTCGGAGAATTTACATCTGATGCCTACTTGTGGCCCTGGAAAGGAAAAGTGAAGGATGGTAAGGCTGTTGAATCTTATCGTACTTTGTATCCTATTCCGGCAGCCGAACTGGGAGCCAATCCGAATTTGAAACAAAATCCAGGTTATTAA
- a CDS encoding alpha-amylase family glycosyl hydrolase yields MNTIFRFRMKNTLLTILWLLFLKWGCQAQSDVMMQAFYWDPPVDAAHLNGIWWNKLAGEIPELEAAGIKALWIPSPCKGNWGIYDMGYGIYDHYDLGNFNQCGTVETRFGSMAELMNLLNVAHDTSKGQRMDIYADIVMNHMYSTQKKDLERNPVVKKYMQDHAVISEKAHAPYPTNEIVWQFIPSRPGNYIFHIRGFHLNFDAPASERFFQFECNLPAHAGNSSEETPQKKYYRTIQSPESEQEFQVHVPADKTNQPVEIRLTAQKNSDGKNFQWTDQTNAYYVSDVTLAGKSVNDSLFALTHTGIHYVDHGNLPNLKWHYFDFHPSDATDSLGFPGSRDTLMTNVKWFGNDLNTLNSEVQNRLMDWGKWLADSIGFDGYRLDFVQGYQPEMVAKWVTNLPPDRTGQQPFIVSEYFTNYADRIYDWVKRVDDYRFQGKHPNVTAFDFPLKKALTDMCNGDGTSFSMERLATASMSDNGKYELPASSVVSFAENHDTGKEHDKWIVKDWRMAYAYILFAPERPCIFYPHYYGVKQHDFNHKEFSVQAPDTLQTFIDRMIKIRADYLGGSMMPLHFSQCAAADNLFVARREGGAKDSGAILVLNNNDSQELSCMADTKAEGYSDWAGKKLMNLLHPDADVNVSKHGFVELKAPPRGISLYVLVDRPHMQK; encoded by the coding sequence ATGAATACCATTTTCCGGTTTCGCATGAAAAATACGCTTCTCACTATTTTGTGGTTGCTTTTTCTTAAGTGGGGCTGCCAGGCTCAGTCCGATGTTATGATGCAGGCATTCTACTGGGATCCGCCAGTCGATGCTGCACATCTGAATGGCATTTGGTGGAACAAACTGGCCGGTGAAATACCGGAGTTGGAAGCTGCCGGAATAAAAGCGCTGTGGATTCCTTCTCCCTGCAAAGGGAACTGGGGAATTTACGATATGGGCTATGGGATTTATGATCATTACGACCTTGGTAATTTTAACCAATGTGGTACGGTAGAAACCCGTTTCGGTTCAATGGCCGAATTGATGAACCTTTTGAATGTGGCGCATGATACCTCGAAAGGTCAGCGAATGGACATTTATGCTGACATTGTCATGAACCATATGTATTCTACACAGAAAAAAGATCTGGAGCGAAACCCTGTCGTGAAAAAGTACATGCAGGATCACGCTGTGATAAGCGAAAAAGCCCACGCTCCTTACCCGACCAATGAAATTGTTTGGCAATTCATTCCTTCCCGGCCCGGCAATTATATCTTCCACATCCGTGGATTCCATCTGAACTTTGATGCGCCTGCATCGGAACGTTTTTTTCAATTCGAATGCAATCTTCCGGCTCATGCCGGAAATAGCTCTGAGGAAACACCTCAAAAAAAATATTACAGGACGATTCAATCACCTGAAAGTGAACAGGAATTTCAGGTGCATGTGCCTGCAGATAAAACAAACCAACCAGTTGAAATTCGTTTGACCGCGCAAAAGAATTCTGATGGTAAGAATTTTCAATGGACCGATCAAACGAATGCTTATTATGTTTCCGATGTAACTTTGGCAGGAAAATCGGTGAACGACTCACTGTTTGCATTAACACATACCGGTATTCATTATGTCGATCACGGAAACCTTCCGAACCTGAAATGGCACTACTTCGATTTTCATCCCTCCGATGCAACTGATTCGCTTGGTTTTCCGGGAAGCCGGGATACACTGATGACGAATGTGAAATGGTTTGGGAACGATTTGAATACCTTGAATTCCGAAGTGCAGAATCGACTGATGGATTGGGGTAAATGGCTGGCCGATTCTATTGGTTTCGATGGTTACCGGCTCGATTTTGTTCAGGGATACCAGCCGGAAATGGTGGCTAAATGGGTGACCAACCTGCCGCCGGATAGAACCGGGCAACAGCCGTTTATTGTCAGCGAATATTTCACCAACTATGCCGATAGGATATACGACTGGGTAAAACGTGTCGACGACTACCGTTTTCAGGGGAAACACCCGAACGTAACGGCTTTCGATTTTCCGTTGAAGAAAGCATTGACTGACATGTGCAACGGAGATGGAACGTCTTTTTCGATGGAACGCCTGGCAACGGCTTCGATGAGCGACAACGGAAAATACGAACTTCCGGCATCATCGGTGGTCAGCTTTGCGGAGAATCACGATACCGGAAAAGAACACGATAAATGGATCGTGAAAGACTGGCGAATGGCCTATGCCTACATTTTGTTTGCGCCTGAAAGGCCTTGCATCTTCTATCCGCATTATTACGGTGTGAAACAACACGATTTCAACCATAAGGAGTTTTCGGTACAGGCACCCGATACACTGCAAACCTTTATCGATAGAATGATTAAAATCCGGGCAGACTACCTCGGAGGCTCAATGATGCCCTTGCATTTTAGTCAATGTGCTGCCGCTGATAATCTGTTTGTAGCAAGACGTGAAGGTGGAGCGAAGGATTCCGGGGCCATTTTAGTTCTAAATAATAATGATTCACAGGAGCTAAGCTGCATGGCAGACACGAAAGCAGAAGGTTACTCTGATTGGGCTGGTAAAAAGCTGATGAATCTGCTTCATCCCGACGCTGATGTGAATGTATCCAAACACGGATTTGTGGAACTAAAAGCACCTCCAAGAGGTATATCCCTATATGTACTCGTCGATAGACCTCATATGCAAAAATAA
- a CDS encoding TonB-dependent receptor, which yields MKFVFGKLHVLLLFSALLMANVSFAQEMTITGKVTDVTTKEPLVGATVVIAGTTNGTTTDFDGNYRLNVTKGQKLVYSFIGYKSQTLTVGAQSTINVAMQVETKGLDQVVVIGYGQVKKDDATGSVAVVGTDDFNKGAITSPQDLLVGKSAGVVITSNSGAPGSGATIRIRGGSSMSASNDPLIVIDGMPVAGGGISGSSNPLNSINPNDIKSFTVLKDASATAIYGSRASNGVIIITTKKSKAGTPFHVEYNGNVSVSYAPKFVDVLTGDQLRTMVSDLVQQGYPGLSSSAENRLGNANTDWQSEIYRTAISHDHNISFTGSFKDIPYRVSYGYTDQKGILKSTDMKRNTLAVNLNPSLLDNRLQINVSLKGMHNNNNFGNTGAVGSAVAFDPTQPVMNGNTKYGGYFTWTNLEDNLPDGSMNPDGYPNPIGVSNPVALINQTDNRSTVQRFIGNAQVNYAFKFLEGLKANLNTGYDYTDSKGHNNAPDSAPWTYRSGIGQKIDYTAQVKNELLDLYLNYVKSLGVHKFDVTAGYSWQHFWRKGSNFNRNGDGTQVAEDSKYINENYLVSFFGRLNYTLNDKYLFTFTLRDDGSSRFGPNNRWGLFPAAAFAWKINKEGFLADSKVVSDLKLRLGYGITGQQDISDNYYPYLALYRLGESTAQYQFGNQFYSTLRPNPYDANIKWESTTTYNVGLDFGFLNNRISGSIDAYLRKTSDLLNNIPIAAGTNFSNFLTTNVGDLENKGIEFSLDAKPVSTKDWMWDLGFNLSYNKNKITKLTMTDDPNYAGVNVGGIAGGVGNFIQNNQVGFPVNSFYVFQQVYDKNGKPIEGLYVDRSGQGGNVSSNNLNKYHYKTPAPDVMMGISSRLSYKQFDFSFSGRISLGNYVYNNVASDRALYSSIYNQSGFFNNVPTAIYKTNFSDPQYWSDYYVENASYFKMDNMSVGYNFDHFLTDKLKGRLSFTVQNAFTITDYSGLDPEVDGGIDNNIYPRPRTFLLGVNLSF from the coding sequence ATGAAGTTTGTCTTTGGAAAATTGCATGTTTTGTTGCTGTTCTCAGCACTACTCATGGCAAACGTGTCATTTGCGCAAGAAATGACAATTACCGGTAAGGTCACAGATGTAACTACCAAGGAACCGTTGGTGGGGGCAACAGTTGTGATTGCCGGTACTACAAATGGTACAACAACCGACTTTGATGGTAACTACCGGTTGAATGTGACCAAGGGCCAGAAGCTGGTATATTCGTTTATCGGCTATAAATCACAAACACTCACTGTGGGCGCTCAGTCAACGATCAACGTTGCGATGCAGGTTGAAACAAAAGGGCTTGATCAGGTCGTAGTGATTGGTTATGGTCAGGTTAAAAAAGATGACGCGACTGGCTCGGTCGCTGTTGTTGGAACTGACGATTTTAACAAAGGAGCTATTACCTCGCCACAGGACTTGTTGGTTGGTAAAAGTGCCGGTGTGGTGATTACTTCCAACAGTGGTGCACCGGGTAGTGGAGCTACTATTCGTATTCGTGGAGGCTCATCCATGAGTGCCAGCAATGATCCGTTGATTGTGATTGACGGAATGCCTGTAGCTGGCGGTGGAATCAGTGGTAGCAGTAACCCGTTGAACTCCATCAACCCGAATGACATCAAATCGTTCACTGTTCTGAAAGATGCTTCGGCTACTGCTATTTATGGTTCGCGAGCATCGAATGGTGTAATCATTATTACTACCAAAAAAAGTAAAGCTGGTACACCATTCCACGTTGAATACAACGGAAATGTATCGGTTAGCTACGCTCCTAAGTTTGTTGACGTACTAACCGGCGATCAGCTTCGCACGATGGTGAGTGATTTGGTTCAGCAAGGTTACCCGGGATTAAGCTCCAGTGCCGAAAATCGTTTGGGCAATGCGAATACTGACTGGCAGAGTGAAATCTACCGAACAGCTATTTCTCACGATCATAACATTAGTTTTACAGGCTCGTTTAAAGACATTCCTTATCGCGTTTCATATGGTTATACCGATCAGAAAGGTATTTTGAAATCAACTGATATGAAAAGGAATACACTGGCTGTTAATTTGAACCCCTCGCTGTTGGATAACAGACTTCAGATTAACGTGAGTTTGAAGGGAATGCACAACAATAACAATTTTGGTAACACAGGTGCCGTTGGTTCCGCCGTTGCATTTGACCCGACTCAACCTGTTATGAACGGTAACACGAAGTACGGAGGTTATTTTACCTGGACTAACCTGGAAGACAACCTACCCGACGGCTCGATGAATCCTGATGGTTATCCGAACCCAATTGGTGTCAGCAACCCGGTTGCCCTGATTAACCAGACGGATAACCGTTCAACTGTTCAGCGTTTCATTGGAAATGCTCAGGTGAATTATGCCTTCAAATTTCTGGAGGGGTTAAAAGCAAACCTGAATACTGGTTATGACTATACTGATAGTAAAGGACACAATAATGCACCTGATAGTGCTCCGTGGACTTATCGTTCTGGTATCGGTCAGAAAATCGATTATACCGCACAGGTAAAGAATGAGTTGCTCGATTTATACCTGAACTACGTTAAATCACTTGGTGTTCACAAATTCGATGTAACAGCAGGATATTCATGGCAGCATTTTTGGAGAAAAGGCTCTAATTTCAACCGTAATGGTGATGGAACTCAGGTAGCTGAAGATTCAAAATATATTAATGAAAACTACCTTGTTTCATTCTTTGGTCGTTTGAATTATACGCTGAATGACAAGTATTTGTTTACATTTACTTTGCGTGATGATGGTTCTTCTCGTTTTGGGCCGAATAACCGTTGGGGACTGTTCCCGGCTGCAGCGTTTGCCTGGAAGATCAACAAGGAAGGATTCCTGGCAGATTCGAAAGTAGTTTCAGATCTAAAACTGAGATTAGGTTATGGTATTACTGGTCAGCAAGATATTTCTGACAATTATTATCCTTACCTGGCGTTGTACCGACTAGGTGAGTCGACAGCTCAGTATCAGTTTGGAAATCAATTCTACAGTACGCTGCGCCCAAATCCTTACGATGCTAACATCAAGTGGGAATCAACAACAACCTATAATGTTGGATTGGATTTCGGATTCCTGAATAACCGGATTTCCGGTAGCATTGATGCTTATTTGAGAAAGACCTCTGATTTGTTGAACAACATTCCGATTGCTGCCGGTACCAACTTTTCGAACTTCCTGACAACGAACGTAGGTGATTTGGAGAACAAGGGTATTGAATTCTCACTGGATGCAAAGCCGGTGTCAACAAAAGACTGGATGTGGGACCTTGGATTTAATCTTTCATATAATAAAAACAAGATTACCAAGTTGACCATGACAGATGACCCGAACTATGCTGGTGTGAACGTTGGCGGTATCGCCGGTGGTGTTGGTAACTTTATCCAGAATAACCAGGTTGGTTTCCCGGTAAACTCGTTCTATGTATTCCAACAGGTTTACGATAAGAATGGAAAACCAATCGAAGGTTTGTATGTCGATCGGAGTGGTCAGGGTGGTAATGTTAGCAGCAACAACCTGAACAAATATCACTATAAGACACCTGCACCCGATGTAATGATGGGGATTTCTTCACGTTTGTCATACAAACAGTTTGACTTCTCTTTCTCCGGCAGGATTAGTCTTGGTAACTATGTATACAATAACGTTGCGTCTGACAGAGCATTGTATTCGTCTATTTACAATCAATCAGGCTTTTTTAACAACGTACCAACGGCTATCTACAAAACCAACTTCTCCGATCCGCAGTATTGGTCAGATTACTATGTTGAGAACGCTTCATACTTCAAAATGGATAATATGAGCGTTGGATACAACTTTGACCATTTCCTGACTGACAAATTGAAAGGTCGCTTGAGTTTTACTGTTCAAAATGCCTTTACAATTACTGATTACTCTGGCTTAGATCCGGAAGTTGATGGAGGTATTGACAACAATATCTATCCGCGTCCCCGGACCTTCCTGCTCGGTGTGAATTTGTCTTTCTAA